The nucleotide window gagttgtaagtaaataaaagtgtgatgatcatcattattagaacattgtcccatgatcaaaataaaagtggccaaagaagcacccccccccaaaaaaagatagaggccaaagaagcctacaaaaaaagaaaaaagagaagggacaatgttactatccttttaccacacttgtgcttccgagtagcaccatgttcttcatatagagagtctcttgagttatcactttcatatactagtgggaattttcattatagaacttggcttgtatattccaacgatgggcttcctcaaatgccctaggtcttcatgagcaagcaagttggatgcacacccacttagtttccagtttgagctttcatacacttatatctcttagtgcatccgttgcatggcaatccctactcctcgcattgacatcaattgatgggcatctccatagcccgttgattagtcgcgttgatgtgagactttctcccttttttgtcttctccacacaacctccgtcatcatattctattccacctatagtgttatattcatggctcatgctcatgtattgcatgaaagttgaaaaggtttgagaacatcaaaagtatgaaacaatttcttggcttgtcatcggggttgtgcatgatttgaatattttgtgtggtgaagatggagcattgccagaccatatgattttgtagggataactttctttggccatgttattttaaaaagacatgattgctttattagtatgcttgaagtattattgtcttaatgtcaaatgatagactattgctttgaatcactcgtgtcttaatattcatgccatgattagattacatgatcaagattatgttaggtagcattccacatcaatttttttatcatttacctacttgaggacgaccaggaattaagcttggggatgctgatacgtctccgtcgtatctatatttttttattgttccatgccaatattctacaactttcatatacatttggcaactttttatactatttttgggactaacatattgatctagtgcccaatgctagttcctgtttgttgcatgttttttgtttcgcagaaaatccataccaaatggagtccaaacgggataaaaagcgatggagattttttttggaatatatgtgatttttgggaagaagaatcaacgcaagacgatgcccgagggggccatgaggcataggggcgcgccctgggccctcgtggccaccccgtaaggcggttggtgcccttctttcgtcgcaagaaatctaatatccggataaaaatcgtgtccaaatttcagcccaatcggagttacagatctccgggaatttaagaaatggtgaaggggcagaatctggaacgcagaaacagagagagacaaagagacgggtccaatctcggaggggctctcgcccctccgccgccatggaggccatggaccagaggggaaacccttctcccatctagggagaaggtcaaggaagaataagaagaagaagggggctcttttcccctctctcccggtggcgccggaacgccgcgggggccatcatcgcgacaacgatctacaccaacaacttcaccgccgtcatcaccaactcttcccccccccctatgcagcagtgtaacccctcttttactcgctgtaatatctacttaaacataatgctcaacgctatatattatttcccaatgatgtatggctatcctatgatgtttgagtagatccgttttgtcctatgggttaattgatgatcgtgattggtttgagttgcatgttttattattggtgttgtcctatggtgctctccgtgtcgcgcaagcgtgagggatccccgctgtagggtttgcaatatgttcatgatttgcttatggtgggtggcgtgaatgatagaaacacagacccgagtaagtaggttgtttgcgtatgggaataaagaggacttgatgccttataatgctatggttgggttttaccttaatgatctttagtagttgcggatgcttgctagagttccaatcataagtgcatatgatccaagaaaagaaagtgtgttagcttatgcctctcccttaaataaaattgcaataatgattaccggtctagttatcgattgcctagggacaaataactttcttgtgtgacaacaagatctctactaaaactaacttagttgtgtctttatctaaacaaccccctattttttatttacgtgctctttattatcttgcaaacctatccaaaaacacctacaaagtacttctagtttcatacttgttctaggtaaagcgaacgctaagcgtgcgtagagttgtatcggtggtcgatagaacttgagggaatatttgttctacctttagctcctcgttgggtttgacactcttacttatcgaaataggctaaaattgatcccctgtacttgtgggttatcagtatcTAGGTGTCTTAGGTAGGTCTTTGGTTGCGCGTGGATTCTACTCTCGTGATGGTGGCAGCGAAACAGTACCCTCCATATCTCCCATCAGAAATGCTGGTTCTCTCGACTATTAGTGTATGATATGGGGGCGGTGTCCATACTATCTTGGGTCCTTCTAATTTGGGGTGGGCGCCTTGTGTATCTTCGTGTTGATTTGTCAAGGTAATGCTTCTCTTATTTATTCCCTTTTCGGTGTTCATGTTGCAACCAACCAAAGGTTGAAGGCCGGCCATCGGGGTCATTTTTCCGGCAGCAACACGACCATGGCCTCTTCATTCTCTCCTTGGGTGCCTTCCTGACTAGACAGATTGCTCTCTGGCAGTCTGTGCTCCTTCTCCGTCATAACCGCAGTCTCCGCACAATCTTTCATTGTGGCAAAATTTTCATTCACAAGATGGTTTGTCTATGTGATTTATGATCTACACAAGGCTTCTAGGATGGCGGCTCGTGCTAGAGATTGATATCATTTGGCTCTCTGAGTATCTAGTTATAATTTCCTTATTTTCTAGGTTGTTCTGTATAGTTGAAAATCTTTTACTCATATAAACCCAAGGGTTTGTTCACAATATACTCATGGTAAGTTGAAACCTACCATATCTTAGGAGATCACACACCTTACAAACTAAACAACTTGACCTTGAAGTAGAGCAGTCAATGATTCCCAAATAAGCTGGGATCAGGAGAACACATAGCCAACCACTGGTTCACCAGCGAAAAGGGTCATGGACACCGAGAAAGGGTACTTTAGGAGAGATCAAAACATTGCGCACTCTAGGTGACTCCAACAACCCTCTAGTAGTCCATGGCTGAAATAGCGGACAGTCCAATTTCTTTGCCATCTCATTCACCTCTTCTGCCAGTGCCAAAGCAATTTTTTTGTCAGGTGACACGACCAGCAATGCTCGCAGCTCCCGCGCGTTCAAGGCCACGTACTTGAGGAATGCAAACTCGTTTTGATACCCTTGAAATTTGTGGATGAACAAGCTCCTGACATGTAATCTCAAGCTTTCGACTGGACTGGCCTCCTGCCAGAACCTAGCatggtgctctccggtgggttcATGAGCGGCCACTGATGGATCATGCGGTACAGACTGTTGTTCATACCAATGAGTGCATCATTCAGTTAGATACAAAACACGCTACTAATAAATGATTGTTGTAAGATTACTTGATGATCAATTCACGAGGACCTCGATGTGCAGCGTGCCAATGTTGGGGAAGCATCTTAGAAAGCTGGCCAACATCTTCACCTCCCAAAAGACACCAAAGTTCACCTTCACGGCCAATATCTCAACGCTAGGAACCACGGTTCCTGGACTCGCCATTGTGTCAGGCTGCAGCACAGTGCACCAGAAGAACATGCATATTACTCCGTAACTTGTCACATAACAGTTCCATTTAAAGAGTGTTATTATAAGAGTATAGTATGCTGATGATACCCTTTTGTTCTTATAAAATGATGCCATTGTTGCTCTGAATCTGAAATGGATTCTAACTTGTTTTGAACAAATTTCGGGGATGCCAATTAACTAGCATAAGAGTGCTCTTATCCCTATTAACTTGATAGTTAATGATCTCACTCCCTTTGTGGACATTTTCCAATGCATAATTAGGGATTTCCCTATTAAGTATTTAGGAATTCCTTTGCATTTTGACAAGCTTAGCAGAGAAGATCTGCTAGCTTTGATTGATAAATTTTTAGCCAGAATAGCTGGTTGGAGAGTCAAACGTCTTTCTTATTTGGGAAAAAATACCCTGACTAGGTCCTGCCTAGCTAGCATCCCCTTGTATTTACTATCTTTCTTTAAATCCCTCAGTGGGCCTTGAACCTGATCAATTCACACATGGCAAATTGTTTGTGTAGTGATAGTGAAGGGGCCAACAAAATTCATCTAGCCAATTGGTCTTCCATTTGTATGAAGAGGGGATATGGGGGATGGGGTATTAAACCTCCAAGATATGAACATTTGTTTAATAGGATCCTAGGTTAAGAGATACATAGCTGGTGAAGGTTCCTTATGGAAGAAGATAGTTGACAATAAGTATAATACCAGGAATCCCAACGTCCTTTGCTATCAGGACAGCCACACTTCTGAGTTCTGGAAAAGCTTTATGTGGGCTTTGTGGGCTGTTAAAATTGGGTATAAATGGTATGTTGGGAGTGGCAGACAAATTAAATTGGGAAGATATTTAGCATGGAAATGCTCCTTTAGCTACAACATATTGGGATATGTATTCTTTAGTTCAAGAGAAAAATAAGACTATTGTTGATTTGTGGGATGGTGGTAATCTAAGATGTACCTGTAGGGGAACTTTTTCAAATGAGCTAATGGTGCAATGGTTCAAACTAGTTAATATTGTTAGGCTTACACCTTTTAGAGATGAGGAAGATTCATTGATTTGGCAATATGAATCTAAAGGGATGTACTCTTCTAAACCTCTATAGTTACATATGCAATCTCCTGTGGGGGTTGTGGAACTTTAGAAACTCTATAATATTTAACAGAGTTTCATTGATCCCTCTGAAATAGGTGCTAGGCATGGTCTCCCGATATTTGAGAGACTAGACAAAACCGTTTCCGGAGCTGGAAGTAAGAGACTTAATGGATTTCCATAATCATCTCTGGCGGAGGCTGAAAGCTCCCTTTCTCTGGAGCCAGACTAGAACTTTACAGAGAAGCAAGTGAGACAATGTCATGGAAGGAAGCGATGGGAAACTATCCATGTGGTGTTCTCACGGCTCTGCTGAGCTTCTTCACTGGCATGCATTCCTGACCTAGGTTTGATACCCATGTAAGAGTTTGAAAGTAGAATGTTTTGTTATTCTATTCGATTTTCCTTTACCAAGATTACTACAATGTGTCCTCCTAGTTCTAGTTTCCCTCCCGTTGGTTTGACGGGGTAGGCAAAAGTCTATTCAATATTTTTGGAGTGAGGTGCTTAGGCCTCCCTATGATCTTAGAGAGTTTGTAATAAATGGTACTCGAGCTGTATGGTTTCTTTCTTATGAATGGAGCCAGGGCGAGACCCCTTTTCATAAAAAAAGAATAGTTCCATTGAACCAGAGAGAGAAGGAAAGGCAAACGTACTTTGATGATGTTGTCACCGATTTGCAGCTTGTGAATTCTTGGCTCCAGGTAGCCGATCACCCGCAGCTTGGGTGCCGAGGCAATCCAGAACCTCACGCAATCGGTTCCACCATAAGGCGGCTTGAAGAAGATGATGCGCTCCAAGAGCGGGGCGTCCACCACGGTGAACTCCTCCACCTTGGACAGCCCAAGGAGCAAGCACCGGAGGCTTTGGCTGCAGACATGGACGCGCTCGGGCTTACCATCGAGCACGAGCCCAAGGTACTCCAGATCAGGGCAGGCAGCAAGCAAGCGGTGGATGTACTGGTCGCTTGTGTCGTTCCGTACCAAGCCGAGCTTCCGGAGATTGGGGAAGGCGTTGGCGGCGAGCGGGAGGTCATCGGGGATCTTCCAGAGGGCCAGGGAGAGGGATTGGAGCGAGCCGTAGCAGAGGATGTCAGCAGGGAGGGGCGACAAGGTGGTCTGGGGCTGGGTTTGCTTGTTCAGGAaggagaggttctcgatgcgcttGGTGGCGAGGAGGCGCGGCCACTCTGGGAGCTCGAGATCCAGGGAGGAGGCTGTGCAGCCGAAGAGGCTCACGGTACGAAAGGGCCCCGGGTGGTCGGCGAGGGCCCGTGCGACAGTGGCGACGCGCGTGGCCTCAGAGAGGTGGGCGTCGGCATCACGCAGGACGAGCGGGGTGGAGCGCCAGATCTGGCGCCACTGGGAGGCGAAGGCGGCAGTGCGCGCAGCATCCGTAAAGGGAAGGCGGTTGATGATGTCGCCGAGGAGATCGTTGGGGAGGGCGCTGATGCGGTCCTCGCCGTTGTAGCGTCGGGCGGGGTGGGAGGCGGCGCCGTCGCCCATGGTGGAGAGGTGTGTTTTGACCGGAGAGCGGATCTGCTAGTTGGGCAAACAAGTGTGAGAAGCGAGTGCCCTCAGCCCTCGGGCCCGAAAGCTTTGTAGTCTAGTGCACGCTGCTCAATAGCACACTGGCACTATCTATTTCTGGAGTTGACTAACTAACACAGTTTTTTTTATCTGATGAACTAATCAAACTCTAGATTAGTTGTTGGCTAGTAATCTTGGAGTCATTGAGAAAACCCTAACATAATGTTTTTTTGAGAATACACaaattacgtatcatatttttgTAGAAGAAGAAGCAAAACAGTTGATTGAAACTGACGAACACTATTGTAAAAAACTTACAAACACTTCATGTTCTCTTTCTATATACCCTTCGTATGTTTCAACTAGTAAATATTAGTGTATTGTTGTGCATTACTGGTCACTTGGTAGTGATTATATTATAAAGTATAGCTTTATTTTAGCAAACATGTTGTGCATTACTGGTCACTTGGTAGTGATTATATTATAAAGTATAGCTTTATTTTAGCAAACATGCTTTTGTTAGTCCAACGCCCACAGAAATTGCACAAGGCTTACATAGAGAAAATACAAAAGACCATCGCCCTTGATGAAGGTAAGAAAAATAAATTCGAAGAGATGCGCCACGTGATGAACTGATTTCCCTCGGGATGCAACGCTATCCACTTGGCAGCACACTAAACAAATATACAAAGAAACACCGCCATTGATAAAGACGAGGCAAATCTCTTGAAGAAATGTGGCACGTGGTGAACTCTTTCGGTGGGGATGCCATGCTACCCTCTCGGTAGCACACGTGACCAGTGTGCGTCTTCGTCATCAAGTAAGGGTACATCAAAGACAAACACCGGACCTCTGATTGATCTCACAATAGGAGAACTTGAGGTTGAAGGAACTGGATATAAGCCCAAGATAACGGTTGTGTTTATGTTTCAACATCATCCAGAGACATCCAGAGAGAATCCATTTACTAGGAAGGTCTCTCCAAAAATAGGCCAAGCATTTGCACCAACAGAAACGAACATCTGCTTCCTTCCAAGACCACATGGCGGGCCTCCAAAGTAGAGATCAAAAAAGGAAGGAAACAACTTGTCAAAATATGTTTACACAATGAACAACTTTCCTCTATTGCATGAgatggaaagtaaagattgcataACCTTCACACCGTCCTACTCCAAACCTGCTAAGAAAATGATGAGTACATTTTGCATTAGTTTTTACCTTATTTCTTTTTGCATCTTAGTCATAGGATTTTTTGTGTTTTGCCGCGTTCGCATGCCCTTTTTGTCACATTTCACCAAGATTCCAAAGAAGTAGGAGATTTGAGCATTGGTGGGAGAACATCTATTTTAGTGTAAAATACGATAATTGCACATCATAAAAGCCTTCCATATGGAGATGATCAAGTGGGGAGAAACCAAGCCACTTCTGGTTATTTAGAAGAAAAGACAGTGCATGGTAACTTCACCCTCTCGTACCAATGGTCGTATCATACGTTGCCACCTCCCCCTAGTCGGCTAATTCAACCCCGTGGGATCAGATCTCAGATGTGATGAATAGAGAGACCCCAAACCATGAA belongs to Triticum urartu cultivar G1812 chromosome 7, Tu2.1, whole genome shotgun sequence and includes:
- the LOC125523626 gene encoding uncharacterized protein LOC125523626; the encoded protein is MASPGTVVPSVEILAVKVNFGVFWEVKMLASFLRCFPNIGTLHIESVPHDPSVAAHEPTGEHHARFWQEASPVESLRLHVRSLFIHKFQGYQNEFAFLKYVALNARELRALLVVSPDKKIALALAEEVNEMAKKLDCPLFQPWTTRGLLESPRVRNVLISPKVPFLGVHDPFRW
- the LOC125519060 gene encoding F-box/FBD/LRR-repeat protein At5g22660-like; amino-acid sequence: MGDGAASHPARRYNGEDRISALPNDLLGDIINRLPFTDAARTAAFASQWRQIWRSTPLVLRDADAHLSEATRVATVARALADHPGPFRTVSLFGCTASSLDLELPEWPRLLATKRIENLSFLNKQTQPQTTLSPLPADILCYGSLQSLSLALWKIPDDLPLAANAFPNLRKLGLVRNDTSDQYIHRLLAACPDLEYLGLVLDGKPERVHVCSQSLRCLLLGLSKVEEFTVVDAPLLERIIFFKPPYGGTDCVRFWIASAPKLRVIGYLEPRIHKLQIGDNIIKRKGAFSLRQR